One genomic region from Candidatus Methylacidiphilales bacterium encodes:
- a CDS encoding LysM peptidoglycan-binding domain-containing protein, translated as MSLLPGRLQCRTLGLFLIPMAGLLCPLSPARAQEDPAAAQDALIERQKVMKAADQIDLIVQQNAQLQQDLAQMKERVKKLETDNAELKRLLDEQSKAQAMEKEALLKEVSKIVATGSKETKSVKETKTTAPESGAKGGNSAAAEQGYEYTVLAGQSLWAISKAYQDKGVNVSVEDIRKANNLAPNQPLKTGQKLFIPKK; from the coding sequence ATGTCGTTATTGCCGGGGCGTTTGCAGTGCCGGACCTTGGGATTGTTTTTGATCCCAATGGCGGGATTGTTGTGCCCACTTTCGCCGGCGAGGGCGCAGGAGGATCCGGCTGCGGCCCAGGACGCCCTCATCGAGCGGCAAAAGGTCATGAAAGCGGCGGACCAGATCGATTTGATTGTGCAGCAGAACGCCCAGTTGCAGCAGGACCTGGCCCAGATGAAAGAACGGGTGAAAAAACTGGAGACTGACAACGCCGAGTTGAAACGATTGCTGGACGAACAGTCGAAAGCCCAGGCCATGGAGAAGGAAGCACTTTTAAAGGAAGTCTCAAAAATTGTGGCCACAGGTTCCAAAGAAACAAAGTCGGTGAAGGAAACCAAAACGACCGCGCCCGAATCCGGCGCCAAAGGCGGAAACTCCGCCGCGGCGGAGCAGGGATACGAGTACACGGTGCTGGCGGGCCAGAGCCTTTGGGCGATTTCCAAAGCCTATCAGGATAAAGGCGTCAATGTGAGTGTGGAAGACATCCGCAAGGCCAATAATCTGGCTCCGAACCAGCCCTTGAAGACGGGGCAGAAACTTTTTATCCCAAAGAAATAA